The Ornithinimicrobium faecis genome includes a window with the following:
- a CDS encoding ABC transporter substrate-binding protein, with product MTSKLLAATAVVSASALILSACGNAGPGGGEEGELTDGKVVLAVLNDQSGVYKDLSGPNSVKAVEMAVADYQEKYGDDAVATEIEVTTADHQNKPDVANTKAQELYDRENADIILDVPTSSAALAVATQAAAKKKLYVNIGAGTTELTNDSCNSYTFHWAYDTYQLANVTGKTVTENGGTDWQIIYPDYAFGQDMDKSFTAAIEEAGGTIGEHIATPFPNDNFSTFLTKAATAEPNVIGAMQAGGDLINLVKQFNEGGYADQGIQLAVGLMFITDIHSLGVEAFSGVNFAEAWYWNADDENRAWADRFLEETDTRPSFAHAANYSAALQYLEAVQEEGTDDADTIVGNFEGKEINDVFLKNGTIRAEDHRVIHDVYLAKVKAPEDVEEDWDYEEIVSTIPAEDAFMPLEESTCDLG from the coding sequence ATGACCAGCAAACTTCTCGCAGCGACCGCGGTCGTCTCAGCAAGCGCCCTGATCCTGTCGGCCTGCGGCAACGCCGGCCCCGGCGGCGGCGAAGAGGGCGAGCTCACCGACGGCAAGGTTGTCCTCGCCGTCCTCAACGACCAGAGTGGCGTCTACAAGGACCTGTCCGGCCCCAACTCGGTCAAGGCCGTGGAGATGGCCGTGGCGGACTACCAGGAGAAGTACGGTGACGACGCGGTCGCCACCGAGATCGAGGTCACCACCGCGGACCACCAGAACAAGCCGGACGTGGCCAACACCAAGGCGCAGGAGCTCTACGACCGGGAGAACGCCGACATCATCCTGGACGTGCCGACCTCCTCGGCCGCCCTGGCCGTCGCCACCCAGGCCGCTGCCAAGAAGAAGCTCTACGTCAACATCGGTGCCGGCACGACCGAGCTGACCAACGACAGCTGCAACAGCTACACCTTCCACTGGGCCTACGACACCTACCAACTGGCCAACGTCACCGGCAAGACCGTCACCGAGAACGGCGGCACGGACTGGCAAATCATCTACCCCGACTACGCCTTCGGCCAGGACATGGACAAGTCCTTCACCGCGGCCATCGAGGAGGCTGGCGGCACCATCGGCGAACACATCGCCACGCCCTTCCCGAATGACAACTTCAGCACCTTCCTGACCAAGGCCGCCACCGCGGAGCCGAACGTGATCGGCGCCATGCAGGCCGGTGGTGACCTGATCAACCTGGTCAAGCAGTTCAACGAGGGCGGCTATGCCGACCAGGGCATCCAGCTGGCCGTGGGCCTGATGTTCATCACCGACATCCACTCCCTCGGTGTCGAGGCGTTCTCCGGCGTCAACTTCGCCGAGGCCTGGTACTGGAACGCCGACGACGAGAACCGCGCCTGGGCCGACCGCTTCCTGGAGGAGACCGACACCCGCCCGAGCTTCGCGCACGCCGCGAACTACTCCGCGGCGCTGCAGTATCTCGAGGCCGTGCAGGAGGAGGGCACCGACGACGCCGACACCATCGTGGGCAACTTCGAGGGCAAGGAGATCAACGACGTCTTCCTCAAGAACGGCACGATCCGCGCCGAGGACCACCGCGTCATCCACGACGTCTACCTCGCCAAGGTCAAGGCCCCCGAGGACGTCGAGGAGGACTGGGACTACGAGGAGATCGTCAGCACCATCCCGGCAGAGGACGCCTTCATGCCCCTCGAGGAATCCACCTGCGACCTCGGCTGA
- a CDS encoding VOC family protein, with protein MSQLRVRPKLVVDGADRAIAFYQEVLGAQPGSRYTMGEVVVFAELTLPSGDVLQVKDPDDVDPSPDAGGTGVIIDVLCDDPDKVVQSAVERGAEVVFPVADQPYGSRQGRIRDPFGHQWIVGTAVSQTDAEVQEALDRWAAEGAQ; from the coding sequence ATGAGCCAACTGCGTGTGCGACCCAAGCTTGTTGTCGACGGTGCTGACCGCGCCATCGCGTTCTATCAGGAAGTGCTTGGAGCCCAACCGGGGAGCCGATACACCATGGGCGAGGTCGTGGTCTTCGCCGAGTTGACGCTGCCCAGCGGGGATGTCCTGCAGGTCAAGGACCCCGACGATGTCGACCCCAGCCCGGATGCGGGTGGCACCGGCGTGATCATCGACGTGCTCTGCGACGACCCAGACAAGGTCGTGCAGTCAGCCGTCGAGCGCGGAGCCGAGGTGGTCTTCCCGGTGGCGGATCAACCCTATGGCTCCCGGCAGGGGCGGATCCGCGACCCGTTCGGGCATCAGTGGATAGTGGGCACCGCAGTGTCCCAGACCGACGCCGAGGTGCAGGAGGCGCTCGACCGGTGGGCTGCCGAGGGTGCCCAGTAG
- a CDS encoding branched-chain amino acid ABC transporter permease: MNAFLLYTVQGLAAGSFYALAALGLAIIFGVLGVVNFAHGACYMLGAIVAAVLQDLIGLSFWPALIVVPILLFLFGVIIERLFVSRLTELDPLYNFLLTFGLSLLLVDLIKRQYGVSGLPYTRPEILSGQLSLGSIHLPTYQVFVFIFSLVICGLVWLLMTRTRIGMIVRASTEKSDLTRALGVNVKAWVTPVFGFGIALAGLAGVLAAPFRAITADMGSSFIIILFAVVVIGGLGSIVGAVVAGFLVGLVEAYGQAYAPQLSQIVIFVLMALVILIRPAGLFGREENA; this comes from the coding sequence ATGAACGCATTCCTGCTCTACACGGTCCAGGGCCTGGCCGCTGGGAGTTTCTATGCCCTGGCAGCGCTGGGGCTGGCCATCATCTTCGGCGTCCTGGGCGTCGTGAACTTCGCGCACGGCGCCTGCTACATGCTGGGCGCGATCGTGGCTGCGGTCCTCCAGGACCTGATCGGCCTGTCCTTCTGGCCCGCGCTGATCGTCGTGCCGATCCTGCTGTTCCTGTTCGGTGTGATCATCGAGCGGCTCTTCGTCAGCCGCCTGACCGAGCTCGATCCGCTCTACAACTTCCTGCTGACCTTCGGGTTGTCGCTGCTGCTGGTGGACCTGATCAAGCGGCAGTATGGCGTGTCCGGCCTGCCCTACACCCGACCAGAGATCCTGTCCGGCCAGCTGAGCCTGGGCAGCATCCACCTGCCGACCTATCAGGTCTTCGTCTTCATCTTCTCGCTGGTGATCTGCGGCCTGGTCTGGCTGCTGATGACCCGCACCCGCATCGGCATGATCGTGCGGGCCTCCACCGAGAAGTCCGACCTGACCCGCGCCCTGGGCGTCAACGTCAAGGCATGGGTCACCCCGGTCTTCGGCTTCGGCATCGCCCTGGCGGGACTGGCCGGAGTGCTGGCAGCACCCTTCCGGGCGATCACCGCCGACATGGGCTCCAGCTTCATCATCATCCTGTTTGCCGTGGTCGTCATCGGCGGCCTCGGCTCGATCGTGGGTGCCGTCGTGGCCGGCTTCCTGGTCGGGCTCGTCGAGGCCTACGGCCAGGCGTATGCACCGCAGCTGTCCCAGATCGTCATCTTCGTCCTCATGGCCCTGGTCATCCTGATCCGACCCGCCGGCCTGTTCGGACGGGAGGAGAACGCGTGA
- the purL gene encoding phosphoribosylformylglycinamidine synthase: protein MAAHDSALTTFTGGSALSDFRARALLRRLQAVAPRVTGVSAHYEHWVASETPLDAQQTETLGRLLTYGDPHEPADHDAGEPAPGQATVVVTPRLGTISPWASKATDIVHNCGIAIHRVERAVGHTLTLDGPEPLTEDEWVACADLLHDRMTETALPSHEGAAALFAEREAAPMELVDVLGRGRAALVEADTTWGLALATDEIDYLVDAFTQIGRNPTDVELTMFAQANSEHCRHKIFNADFIIDGQPQEHTLFGMIRHTEQVAGQGTVVAYKDNASVMEGGPITRWLPTGDLDSARRYSAYEDEVHVLMKVETHNHPTAISPFAGAATGAGGEIRDEGATGRGSAPKAGLSGFVVSNLHLPGTNEPWEADLYGAPDHLASPLDIMLEGPIGAAAFNNEFGRPALGGFFRVYEQTVDGVRRGYHKPIMSAGGLGSISASQTEKIRFEPGTLLVQIGGPGMRIGMGGGAASSMASGVNAAELDFDSVQRGNPEMERRAQEVINHCASLGADNPVLAIHDVGAGGLSNAFPELVDDAGLGARFDLSAVPLEESGLAPKEIWSNESQERYVLAIAPDSLTEFATLCERERCPYAVVGVAQADPQLVLGDPGTAEAEAPDAGVKAVAAQAVDMPMEVLLGKPPKMTRDARRVHRSAPDLDRAGLEGSAVRDSAYAVLRHPSVASKRFLITIGDRTVGGLSHRDQLVGPWQVPVADVAVTLSDLVGTAGQAMASGERTPLAAVDGPASGRMAVGEALTNLLAAPVTLSGVKLSCNWMAAAGEDGEDAALYDTVHAVAMGLCPALGISVPVGKDSLSMRTTWTADGVARQVISPVSLVVTAFAALPDVAGTLTPQLPADSALLLVDLGEGRNRLGGSMLAQVRGEFGGTVPDLDDPARLLALADALTALRAQGLLSAYHDRSDGGLWATLCEMAFAGAVGLDVTLPGEDGVAALFTEELGVVLGVPAESVEQARQVLADHGLGDLTHHVGGATTERRVRVRGGGVEIDESLRDLAQAWDEASWRISALRDNPECADQEHAAFGSDDDPGLHLETTFDATEDITAPYLNLGARPAVAILREQGVNSHLETAFAFDRAGFDTFDVHMTDLQSGRFDLADAVGLVACGGFSYGDTLGAGEGWARSVLFNEALTESFGSFFARSDTFALGICNGCQMFAALAGLIPGADAWPRFTRNASEQYEARLSLVEVLDSPSIFFAGMAGSRIPIAVAHGEGRANFSAHGDEATVLAAARYVDNHGRPTEAYPANPNGSAGGLTAVTTPDGRFTAMMPHPERVQRNAQMSWTPGPLHEESPWLRMFRNARVWVD, encoded by the coding sequence ATGGCCGCCCACGACTCTGCGTTGACCACCTTCACCGGTGGCTCCGCGCTCTCCGACTTTCGGGCCCGCGCCCTGCTCCGTCGACTGCAGGCGGTGGCGCCCCGCGTGACCGGGGTGAGCGCGCACTATGAGCACTGGGTCGCCTCCGAGACCCCGCTCGATGCCCAGCAGACCGAGACCCTCGGGCGGTTGCTCACCTATGGCGACCCGCACGAGCCCGCTGACCACGACGCCGGTGAGCCCGCCCCAGGCCAGGCGACGGTCGTGGTCACCCCACGACTGGGCACCATCTCGCCGTGGGCCAGCAAGGCCACCGACATCGTGCACAACTGTGGGATCGCCATCCACCGGGTCGAGCGGGCCGTGGGTCACACCCTCACCCTCGACGGGCCGGAGCCGCTGACGGAGGACGAGTGGGTCGCCTGTGCGGACCTGCTGCACGACCGGATGACCGAGACGGCGCTGCCGAGTCACGAGGGCGCCGCCGCGCTGTTCGCCGAGCGCGAGGCCGCCCCGATGGAGCTCGTCGACGTGCTCGGCCGGGGACGCGCGGCGCTCGTGGAGGCGGACACCACGTGGGGCCTGGCCCTTGCGACCGACGAGATCGACTATCTCGTTGACGCCTTCACCCAGATCGGGCGCAACCCCACCGACGTCGAGCTCACGATGTTTGCCCAGGCCAACTCCGAGCACTGCCGCCACAAGATCTTCAACGCCGACTTCATCATCGACGGGCAGCCGCAGGAGCACACCCTGTTTGGCATGATCCGGCACACCGAGCAGGTTGCCGGGCAAGGCACGGTCGTGGCCTACAAGGACAACGCCTCGGTCATGGAGGGCGGCCCCATCACCCGCTGGCTGCCGACCGGTGACCTCGACTCGGCCCGCCGCTACTCGGCATACGAGGACGAGGTCCACGTGCTGATGAAGGTGGAGACCCACAACCACCCCACCGCGATCTCGCCGTTCGCGGGCGCCGCCACCGGCGCCGGGGGCGAGATCCGCGACGAGGGCGCGACCGGGCGGGGTTCGGCACCCAAGGCCGGGCTGAGCGGCTTCGTTGTGTCCAACCTGCACCTGCCGGGCACGAACGAGCCGTGGGAGGCCGACCTCTACGGCGCACCCGACCACCTCGCCTCGCCCCTGGACATCATGTTGGAGGGCCCGATCGGCGCGGCCGCCTTCAACAACGAGTTCGGGCGCCCCGCCCTCGGAGGCTTCTTCCGCGTCTATGAGCAGACCGTCGACGGGGTGCGCCGCGGCTATCACAAGCCGATCATGAGCGCCGGCGGTCTCGGCTCGATCAGCGCCTCCCAGACCGAGAAGATCCGCTTCGAGCCCGGCACACTGCTCGTGCAGATCGGCGGACCCGGCATGCGCATCGGCATGGGCGGCGGGGCGGCCAGCTCGATGGCCTCCGGTGTCAACGCCGCCGAGCTCGACTTCGACTCCGTCCAGCGCGGCAACCCCGAGATGGAGCGTCGCGCGCAGGAGGTCATCAACCACTGTGCCTCGCTCGGGGCCGACAACCCGGTCCTCGCGATCCACGACGTGGGCGCTGGCGGCCTGAGCAACGCCTTCCCCGAGCTCGTCGACGACGCCGGCCTGGGCGCCCGTTTCGACCTGTCCGCGGTGCCGCTGGAGGAGTCCGGCCTGGCTCCCAAGGAGATCTGGTCCAACGAGAGCCAGGAGCGCTATGTCCTGGCCATCGCCCCCGACTCACTCACCGAGTTTGCGACGCTCTGCGAGCGCGAGAGGTGCCCGTATGCCGTGGTGGGGGTTGCGCAGGCCGACCCCCAGTTGGTCCTGGGTGACCCGGGGACCGCTGAGGCAGAGGCGCCGGATGCTGGAGTGAAGGCCGTCGCCGCGCAGGCCGTCGACATGCCGATGGAGGTCCTGCTGGGCAAGCCTCCGAAGATGACCCGCGACGCGCGGCGCGTGCACCGCTCCGCGCCCGACCTGGACCGCGCCGGACTGGAGGGGTCCGCAGTGCGCGACTCGGCATACGCCGTCCTGCGGCACCCGAGCGTGGCCTCCAAGCGCTTCCTGATCACCATCGGTGACCGGACGGTCGGTGGGCTGAGCCACCGCGACCAGCTGGTCGGCCCCTGGCAGGTGCCGGTCGCCGACGTCGCCGTCACCCTGTCCGACCTGGTCGGGACGGCCGGTCAGGCGATGGCCAGCGGCGAGCGCACCCCGCTCGCCGCGGTGGACGGCCCGGCCTCGGGACGGATGGCGGTCGGTGAGGCGCTGACCAACCTGCTCGCCGCGCCCGTGACGCTCAGCGGCGTGAAGCTGTCCTGCAACTGGATGGCCGCCGCCGGCGAGGACGGCGAGGACGCTGCCCTCTATGACACGGTCCACGCGGTGGCCATGGGGCTCTGCCCCGCGCTGGGCATCTCCGTGCCGGTCGGCAAGGACTCCCTGTCAATGCGGACGACCTGGACTGCGGATGGTGTTGCGCGGCAGGTGATCTCGCCGGTTTCTCTGGTCGTCACCGCGTTCGCTGCCCTGCCCGACGTGGCCGGGACGCTCACCCCGCAGTTGCCCGCCGACTCGGCTCTGCTGCTGGTCGACCTGGGCGAGGGCCGCAACCGACTCGGCGGCTCAATGCTGGCGCAGGTGCGCGGCGAGTTTGGCGGCACGGTGCCCGACCTCGATGACCCGGCCCGCCTGCTCGCCCTGGCCGACGCGCTCACTGCACTGCGCGCGCAGGGCCTGCTCTCGGCATACCACGACCGCTCCGACGGTGGCCTGTGGGCGACCCTGTGCGAGATGGCCTTTGCCGGGGCCGTGGGCCTCGACGTCACGCTGCCCGGTGAGGATGGCGTGGCCGCGCTGTTCACGGAGGAGCTGGGGGTCGTGCTGGGGGTGCCCGCTGAGTCGGTGGAGCAGGCCCGGCAGGTGCTCGCCGACCACGGGCTGGGCGACCTGACCCACCACGTCGGCGGGGCCACGACCGAGCGTCGGGTGCGCGTCCGCGGTGGTGGCGTGGAGATCGACGAGTCGCTGCGGGACCTGGCGCAGGCCTGGGACGAGGCCTCCTGGCGGATCAGCGCGTTGCGCGACAACCCGGAGTGCGCCGACCAGGAGCACGCGGCCTTCGGCAGCGACGACGACCCTGGCCTGCACCTGGAGACGACCTTCGATGCGACCGAGGACATCACCGCGCCCTATCTCAACCTGGGTGCGCGGCCCGCCGTCGCGATCCTGCGCGAGCAGGGGGTCAACAGTCACCTGGAGACGGCCTTCGCCTTCGATCGTGCCGGGTTCGACACCTTCGACGTCCACATGACCGATCTGCAGAGTGGGCGCTTCGACCTGGCCGATGCTGTCGGGCTCGTGGCGTGCGGTGGCTTCTCCTACGGCGACACGCTCGGAGCCGGTGAGGGCTGGGCACGCTCGGTGCTGTTCAACGAGGCGCTGACCGAGTCGTTCGGGTCCTTCTTTGCCCGGTCGGACACTTTTGCCCTGGGCATCTGCAACGGCTGCCAGATGTTCGCTGCCCTGGCTGGGCTCATCCCCGGCGCTGACGCGTGGCCGCGGTTCACCCGCAACGCCAGCGAGCAGTATGAGGCCCGGCTCAGCCTCGTCGAGGTCCTGGACAGCCCGTCGATCTTCTTCGCCGGCATGGCAGGCTCGCGGATCCCGATCGCTGTTGCTCACGGCGAGGGCCGGGCCAACTTCTCGGCCCATGGTGATGAGGCCACTGTCCTGGCTGCGGCGCGCTATGTCGACAACCACGGCCGGCCCACCGAGGCCTACCCCGCCAACCCGAACGGCTCAGCCGGCGGTCTGACCGCCGTGACCACCCCGGACGGCCGGTTCACCGCGATGATGCCGCACCCCGAGCGGGTGCAGCGCAACGCGCAGATGTCGTGGACCCCCGGCCCGCTGCACGAGGAGAGCCCCTGGCTGCGGATGTTCCGCAACGCCCGCGTCTGGGTGGACTGA
- a CDS encoding ABC transporter ATP-binding protein has protein sequence MNAAEHDTTAAPGPATGPTVALSAQGLTKDFRGFRAVNNVTLDVVEGQIHALVGPNGAGKTTLFNLLTGYLKPTAGTITVHGKDITGKEPEQIAHEGVARSFQITSLFDNLTPREHVELGLQGMAGGGLNFWRSDKRLLQFRERADELIREVGLSALADRPAGELAYGQKRALEMALVISLDPQVLLLDEPTAGMGREDVDRTIELVKHISTGRTVVFVDHNMHVVGSLAHHVSVLMAGEVLAQGTYEQVRSDERVINAYLGEESHA, from the coding sequence ATGAACGCCGCAGAGCACGACACCACCGCCGCGCCGGGGCCCGCCACGGGACCCACCGTGGCCCTCTCGGCCCAGGGCCTCACCAAGGACTTCCGGGGTTTCCGTGCCGTCAACAACGTGACCCTCGACGTCGTCGAGGGTCAGATCCACGCCCTGGTCGGCCCCAACGGCGCTGGCAAGACGACCCTGTTCAACCTGCTGACCGGCTATCTCAAGCCAACCGCGGGCACGATCACGGTCCACGGCAAGGACATCACCGGCAAGGAGCCCGAGCAGATCGCGCACGAGGGCGTGGCCCGGTCCTTCCAGATCACCAGCCTGTTCGACAACCTGACGCCCCGTGAGCACGTCGAGCTGGGGCTGCAGGGCATGGCCGGCGGCGGCCTGAACTTCTGGCGCTCGGACAAGAGGCTGCTGCAGTTCCGCGAGCGCGCCGACGAGTTGATCCGCGAGGTCGGTCTCTCCGCACTGGCCGACCGGCCGGCTGGCGAGCTGGCCTACGGGCAAAAGCGCGCCCTGGAGATGGCACTGGTCATCTCGCTGGACCCGCAGGTGCTGCTGCTGGACGAGCCCACCGCTGGCATGGGCCGTGAGGACGTCGACCGCACGATCGAGCTCGTCAAACACATCTCGACCGGCCGCACCGTCGTCTTCGTCGACCACAACATGCACGTCGTCGGCAGCCTGGCCCACCACGTGAGCGTGCTGATGGCCGGCGAGGTGCTGGCTCAGGGCACCTACGAGCAGGTCCGCTCCGACGAGCGTGTGATCAATGCCTACCTCGGTGAGGAGAGCCATGCTTGA
- a CDS encoding phosphoribosylaminoimidazolesuccinocarboxamide synthase, giving the protein MPVYSGKVRELFAPISPETGLVDESRLLLVASDRISAFDHVIDSPIPDKGAVLTQLSLWWFDQLADLIPNHVLDTGVPERVAGRAITVRRLRMLPVECIARAYLTGGGLNEYRASGTVSGVTLPQGLEDGSRLPEPIFTPSTKAPAGEHDEPMSFEDVEDELGPALASRVRDLTLGILERGNAIAAERGILIADTKVEYGVDPVSLGVGPDDEIDWTTVDPDAIEVVLADEVLTPDSSRFWRASQWQPGSTQTSYDKQVLRDWLLSDASGWDRNSGEAPPPLPEDVIDLTRARYVEAYEALTGQIFAAPTPL; this is encoded by the coding sequence ATGCCGGTCTATTCCGGCAAGGTCCGCGAGCTGTTCGCCCCCATCTCGCCCGAGACCGGGCTGGTCGATGAGTCCCGGCTGCTGCTGGTCGCGTCCGACCGGATCTCCGCCTTCGACCACGTCATCGACAGCCCCATCCCGGACAAGGGCGCGGTCCTGACCCAGCTCTCGCTCTGGTGGTTCGACCAGTTGGCCGACCTGATCCCCAACCACGTCCTGGACACCGGCGTCCCCGAGCGGGTCGCTGGCCGGGCCATCACCGTGCGCCGGTTGCGCATGCTGCCGGTGGAGTGCATTGCCCGCGCCTACCTGACCGGCGGCGGCCTGAACGAATACCGCGCGAGCGGCACGGTCAGCGGCGTCACCCTGCCGCAGGGTCTCGAGGACGGGTCGCGACTGCCCGAGCCGATCTTCACCCCGAGCACCAAGGCCCCGGCCGGCGAGCACGACGAGCCGATGTCTTTCGAGGACGTCGAGGATGAGCTGGGCCCCGCCCTGGCGAGCCGGGTGCGGGACCTGACCCTCGGCATACTCGAGCGAGGCAACGCGATCGCCGCGGAGCGCGGCATCCTGATCGCCGACACCAAGGTGGAGTATGGCGTTGACCCCGTCTCCCTCGGTGTGGGACCGGATGACGAGATCGACTGGACCACAGTGGATCCCGACGCGATTGAGGTGGTCCTCGCCGACGAGGTGCTGACGCCCGACAGCAGCCGCTTCTGGCGGGCCTCGCAGTGGCAACCGGGCTCGACACAGACCTCCTATGACAAGCAGGTGCTGCGCGACTGGCTGCTCTCGGACGCGAGTGGTTGGGACCGCAACTCCGGGGAGGCTCCCCCACCGCTGCCCGAGGACGTCATTGACCTGACCCGCGCTCGCTACGTCGAGGCCTACGAGGCCCTGACGGGGCAGATCTTCGCCGCCCCCACCCCGCTGTAA
- a CDS encoding 3-hydroxybutyrate dehydrogenase — translation MTVRTVLVTGGASGIGEAIARRSARDGHRVIVADYDKVGADRVAAEIGGEAWHADLSDTEALVELSLECDVLVNNAGIQRVAPIEEFAPEDFRLIHRLMLEAPFLLVRAALPHMYDRGWGRIINISSAHGLRASAFKVAYVSAKHGLEGLSKVTALEGARRGVTSNCINPGYVRTPLVEKQIADQAATHGVPEEEVIEKIMLTRSAIKRMCEPDEVAALAAFLMSDDAGMVTGTSHAMDGGWTAQ, via the coding sequence ATGACAGTGCGGACGGTGTTGGTCACCGGTGGCGCCAGCGGGATCGGTGAGGCGATCGCCCGCCGCAGCGCCCGGGACGGCCACCGGGTCATCGTGGCTGACTACGACAAGGTCGGTGCTGACCGGGTCGCTGCCGAGATCGGTGGCGAGGCCTGGCATGCGGACCTGTCGGACACTGAGGCGTTGGTCGAGCTGAGTCTGGAGTGCGACGTGTTGGTCAACAACGCCGGCATCCAGCGCGTCGCACCGATCGAGGAGTTCGCCCCAGAGGACTTCCGGCTCATCCACCGGCTGATGCTCGAGGCGCCCTTCCTGCTCGTGCGGGCCGCCCTGCCGCACATGTATGACCGCGGCTGGGGGCGCATCATCAACATCTCCTCGGCCCACGGGCTGCGCGCCTCAGCCTTCAAGGTGGCCTATGTCTCCGCCAAGCACGGGCTGGAGGGGCTGTCCAAGGTGACGGCCCTGGAGGGGGCGCGCAGGGGCGTCACGTCCAACTGCATCAACCCCGGCTATGTTCGGACCCCGTTGGTGGAGAAGCAGATTGCTGACCAGGCCGCGACGCACGGAGTGCCCGAGGAGGAGGTCATCGAGAAGATCATGTTGACCCGCTCGGCGATCAAGCGGATGTGCGAGCCGGACGAGGTTGCCGCGCTCGCTGCCTTTCTGATGTCCGACGACGCCGGCATGGTGACCGGCACCTCACACGCGATGGACGGTGGCTGGACCGCCCAATAA
- a CDS encoding ABC transporter ATP-binding protein → MLEIRNLQAFYGEAQALHGIDLSVGEGEVVTLVGRNGAGKTTLLRTIIGLHRGVKGSITLNGTEITGVATHKRARLGLGWVQDDRGIYASLNVEENLTLPMVTHPDSAWSLQEVYDAFPVLADRRRAPGTTLSGGEQQMLALARVLRTGARLLLLDEPSEGLAPVIVQQIRDILLRVKEAGTTVLLVEQNVKFASTVADRHYVLAEGSVATNLDNTEFKERQDELLTYLGM, encoded by the coding sequence ATGCTTGAGATCCGCAACCTCCAGGCCTTCTATGGCGAGGCCCAGGCCCTCCACGGGATCGACCTGAGCGTCGGCGAGGGCGAGGTGGTCACGCTGGTGGGCCGCAACGGTGCTGGCAAGACCACCCTGCTGCGCACCATCATCGGGCTGCACCGCGGCGTGAAGGGCAGCATCACCCTCAACGGCACCGAGATCACCGGCGTCGCGACGCACAAGCGGGCGCGGCTGGGGCTGGGCTGGGTGCAGGACGACCGCGGGATCTACGCCTCCCTCAACGTGGAGGAGAACCTCACCCTCCCGATGGTGACCCACCCGGACTCGGCGTGGAGCTTGCAGGAGGTCTACGACGCCTTCCCGGTGCTGGCCGACCGGCGGCGCGCGCCCGGGACCACGCTCTCCGGCGGTGAGCAGCAGATGCTTGCCCTCGCCCGCGTCCTGCGCACCGGCGCCCGGTTGCTGCTGCTCGACGAGCCCAGCGAGGGCCTGGCCCCCGTGATCGTCCAGCAGATCCGCGACATCCTGCTGCGCGTCAAGGAGGCGGGCACCACGGTGCTGCTGGTCGAGCAGAACGTGAAGTTCGCCTCGACCGTGGCCGACCGCCACTACGTCCTCGCCGAGGGGTCGGTGGCCACCAACCTCGACAACACCGAGTTCAAGGAACGCCAGGACGAGCTCCTCACCTACCTCGGCATGTAG
- a CDS encoding branched-chain amino acid ABC transporter permease → MSTATDTTGTAADQTTPSRLSRRSPARWVLLAVGLVLALSLPWFVYPPVAMDIAAWALFAVALDLLLGYAGLLSFGHAAFWGGSAYVAGLVALHTGVPFPIAVLAGAIFAMLLALPIGLLSVKRSGIYFAMVTLAFAQMLFFVVNQWRDLTGGENGVQGVPRNFFGIELVETEPFYFYYAALPLILAGMWFAWRVVHSPFGRVLVATRDNPARARALGYDVERYRVMVFVISAGLAGLAGGLFAISHGFVSLQEVSWQTSGKVVLITVLGGIGTLWGAIIGAGVIVTLEDQLASSGFEGIGIITGAVFIIVVMLFRSGIWGTVTNLIARRRGLKPESDDIGAADSEQGL, encoded by the coding sequence GTGAGCACCGCAACCGACACCACCGGGACCGCGGCGGACCAGACAACCCCCTCGCGCCTGAGTCGCCGCTCGCCGGCCCGCTGGGTCCTGCTGGCCGTCGGCCTGGTCCTGGCCCTGTCCCTGCCCTGGTTTGTCTATCCCCCGGTCGCGATGGACATCGCCGCCTGGGCCCTGTTCGCCGTGGCCCTCGACCTGCTGCTCGGGTATGCCGGACTGCTGTCGTTCGGTCACGCCGCCTTCTGGGGTGGGTCGGCCTATGTGGCGGGTCTGGTGGCGCTCCACACGGGCGTCCCGTTCCCCATCGCGGTGCTCGCCGGGGCGATCTTCGCGATGCTCCTGGCCCTGCCGATCGGCCTGCTGTCGGTCAAGCGCAGCGGCATCTACTTCGCGATGGTCACGCTGGCCTTCGCACAGATGCTGTTCTTTGTGGTCAACCAGTGGCGCGACCTGACCGGTGGTGAGAACGGCGTGCAGGGTGTCCCCCGCAACTTTTTCGGCATCGAGCTGGTCGAGACCGAGCCGTTCTACTTCTACTACGCCGCCCTGCCGCTGATCCTGGCCGGCATGTGGTTCGCCTGGCGCGTGGTGCACTCGCCGTTCGGCCGGGTGCTGGTCGCCACGCGCGACAACCCCGCCCGGGCCCGCGCCCTGGGCTACGACGTCGAGCGCTATCGGGTCATGGTGTTCGTGATCTCGGCGGGGCTGGCCGGGCTGGCCGGTGGCCTGTTCGCGATCAGCCACGGCTTCGTCTCGCTGCAGGAGGTCTCCTGGCAGACCTCGGGCAAGGTCGTGCTGATCACCGTCCTCGGCGGCATCGGCACCCTGTGGGGCGCAATCATCGGCGCCGGCGTGATCGTCACGCTGGAGGACCAGCTCGCGTCCTCGGGCTTCGAGGGCATCGGCATCATCACCGGAGCGGTGTTCATCATCGTGGTCATGCTGTTCCGCAGCGGCATCTGGGGCACGGTCACCAACCTGATCGCCCGACGCCGCGGGCTGAAACCGGAGTCCGACGACATCGGTGCCGCCGACAGCGAGCAGGGCCTCTAG